A genome region from Sebaldella sp. S0638 includes the following:
- a CDS encoding META domain-containing protein, translating to MKNFFLAVISVFFLFSCSNTTTLQNNSTTGTAVKQKDIADTSWKLTAISGEKITTKMMDGKEIGAITLDITTDKISGSSGVNRYFGSYTLNGKDITLSGIGSTRMMGPQDLMENEHKYLSVLSNVTGFEFKDNNTLVLKAGTDTLTFVRVK from the coding sequence ATGAAAAATTTTTTTTTAGCTGTGATTTCTGTATTTTTTCTGTTTAGCTGCAGCAATACTACAACATTACAGAATAACAGCACTACAGGAACTGCTGTTAAACAAAAAGATATAGCTGATACTTCATGGAAGCTTACAGCAATTTCAGGAGAGAAAATAACAACAAAGATGATGGACGGAAAAGAAATAGGTGCAATAACTCTTGATATAACAACTGATAAGATAAGCGGAAGTTCAGGAGTAAACAGATATTTTGGATCTTATACGCTAAATGGTAAAGATATCACATTAAGCGGAATAGGGAGTACAAGAATGATGGGACCGCAGGACTTGATGGAAAATGAACATAAATATCTGTCAGTACTTAGTAATGTAACAGGTTTTGAATTTAAAGATAATAATACTCTGGTTTTAAAAGCAGGAACAGATACACTGACTTTTGTAAGAGTGAAATAA
- a CDS encoding DUF4279 domain-containing protein, with the protein MKKTRVCCEFSLFSDTEFPVEKITESLNLEPTIFYKNKRKFLENNSGFYEILETCWELRVAYQESLDINIQINQILDELESKVLIISELKRRYNLESGLNVGIEIYDNIYPAIHLELKTMKLLSSLETFIDIDII; encoded by the coding sequence ATGAAAAAGACAAGAGTTTGTTGTGAGTTTTCTTTATTTTCTGATACAGAGTTTCCTGTTGAGAAAATAACAGAAAGTTTAAATTTGGAACCAACAATTTTTTATAAAAATAAAAGGAAATTTTTGGAAAATAATAGTGGATTTTATGAAATTTTGGAAACATGCTGGGAACTTAGAGTGGCTTATCAGGAATCTTTGGATATCAATATTCAGATAAATCAAATATTAGATGAATTGGAAAGTAAAGTATTAATTATTTCAGAGTTGAAAAGAAGATATAATTTAGAGAGTGGTCTTAATGTAGGTATAGAAATTTATGATAATATTTATCCTGCAATACATTTGGAACTAAAGACAATGAAGCTACTTAGCAGTTTAGAAACTTTTATAGATATTGATATTATATAA
- a CDS encoding pentapeptide repeat-containing protein: MRIYFNSDIPVITLPFDNLNNKTLENFDGHRALFDNLSIKNLTIMNSDLRNTVFNRSIIKKSKFINSKLILTEFENSEITDTEFDNSNVYSVNFKNSNLKNVAFKNCNMREVDFSDAILFDVSLETSLGFETSIFSGTYYNSGTKFPENFNLKNKNLIFADNYVMEKYIELEKEYKSFDGINEKHPLRDLERLAVKYDDILSKKDLESFMYYLILFDLGAKYKVMYNFISDEIEKLAKKKEIFMEYNNFTAKEVKEIKILLWNYEKNMGNIKIYR, from the coding sequence ATGAGAATATATTTTAATTCGGATATTCCTGTAATAACTTTGCCATTTGATAATTTAAATAATAAAACGCTAGAAAACTTTGATGGTCACCGAGCCTTATTTGATAATCTCAGTATAAAAAATCTGACCATTATGAATTCTGATTTAAGAAATACTGTTTTTAACAGATCAATTATAAAGAAGTCAAAATTTATAAATAGTAAGCTTATACTGACGGAGTTTGAAAATTCTGAAATAACTGATACTGAATTCGATAATAGTAATGTGTATTCTGTAAATTTTAAAAACTCAAATTTGAAAAATGTTGCTTTTAAGAACTGTAATATGAGAGAAGTAGATTTTTCAGATGCAATTTTATTTGATGTTTCGCTGGAAACAAGTTTAGGTTTTGAAACATCAATATTTAGTGGAACATATTATAATTCAGGAACAAAATTTCCTGAAAATTTTAATTTGAAAAATAAAAATCTGATTTTTGCTGATAATTATGTTATGGAGAAATATATTGAACTGGAAAAGGAGTATAAAAGTTTTGATGGTATTAATGAAAAACATCCTTTAAGAGATTTGGAAAGATTAGCGGTTAAATATGATGATATTTTATCGAAAAAGGATTTAGAAAGCTTTATGTATTACTTGATATTGTTTGATTTAGGGGCTAAATATAAGGTAATGTATAATTTTATTTCTGATGAAATTGAAAAACTGGCAAAGAAAAAAGAAATTTTCATGGAATATAATAATTTTACAGCTAAAGAAGTCAAAGAGATAAAAATATTACTTTGGAATTATGAAAAGAATATGGGTAATATAAAGATTTATAGGTAA
- a CDS encoding endonuclease/exonuclease/phosphatase family protein, with protein MKKLLVLLILVLSCFIYGEEKILYNKVITNSNQKIRVATYNIAAGANNFKVDLKLTAETIKKINPDIIAIQEVDRNTQRSGKTDQIKVLADLTGYNYVYGKTIDFQGGEYGIAVLSKHPIISNEIIKLPYTDTLTKKEEEPRIALVTKVDVPGFEVPITFINTHLDWHEDPNIRLQQVRTINEVTLDMRGIKILAGDFNDTLNSVVGKEMERYWTTVFDGKTDHRTWPAVNPEVAIDQIFLNNAQVWKVEKVYVPNTGTEKDADWKTVSDHIPVIVDLKLLEQ; from the coding sequence ATGAAAAAATTACTTGTTTTATTAATTCTGGTTTTATCATGTTTTATTTACGGAGAAGAAAAAATATTATACAACAAAGTCATAACGAATTCTAACCAGAAAATCAGAGTTGCTACTTACAATATTGCGGCTGGAGCTAATAATTTCAAGGTTGATCTAAAGTTAACCGCTGAAACCATAAAAAAAATAAATCCGGATATTATTGCAATTCAGGAAGTGGACAGAAATACACAAAGAAGCGGTAAAACAGATCAGATCAAAGTTTTGGCAGATTTGACAGGCTATAATTATGTATATGGCAAAACTATTGATTTTCAAGGCGGTGAATATGGTATAGCAGTATTGTCAAAACACCCTATTATCAGTAATGAAATCATCAAACTCCCGTACACTGATACTCTTACCAAGAAAGAAGAAGAGCCGAGAATTGCTTTAGTGACTAAAGTAGACGTTCCGGGATTCGAAGTGCCTATAACATTTATAAACACACACTTAGACTGGCATGAAGACCCTAATATCAGATTACAGCAGGTGAGAACTATTAATGAAGTTACTTTAGATATGAGAGGGATCAAAATATTAGCTGGTGACTTTAATGACACACTAAATTCAGTGGTTGGAAAAGAAATGGAACGATATTGGACTACAGTATTTGACGGGAAAACAGACCATAGAACATGGCCGGCTGTGAATCCTGAAGTGGCTATTGATCAAATATTTTTAAATAACGCACAAGTCTGGAAAGTGGAAAAAGTGTATGTTCCTAACACAGGAACCGAAAAAGATGCAGACTGGAAAACAGTCAGCGACCATATTCCGGTTATTGTTGATTTAAAATTATTAGAGCAGTAG
- a CDS encoding GNAT family N-acetyltransferase — protein sequence MTRIKHLENKGFFIFDDDEKETLAELTYKKNGDILIFDHTYVSDKLRNQGIAGKLLNTAVNYARENKFKVKPVCSYVVKKFESSEFDDVNIDKVKK from the coding sequence ATGACTAGAATCAAACATCTTGAAAACAAAGGTTTTTTTATCTTCGATGATGATGAAAAGGAGACTCTGGCTGAATTGACTTATAAGAAAAACGGCGATATTTTGATTTTCGACCACACTTATGTTTCTGACAAACTCAGAAATCAGGGAATTGCCGGAAAATTGCTGAATACAGCGGTTAATTATGCTAGAGAAAATAAGTTCAAAGTAAAACCGGTATGCTCATATGTAGTAAAAAAGTTTGAGTCTTCTGAATTTGATGATGTAAATATTGATAAAGTGAAAAAATAG
- a CDS encoding LCP family protein, with amino-acid sequence MKKFIISIILALVVLWFLKPFNIVILGSDARPWQPLKGSRSDSIMLINVNPLLAKIKIVSIPRDSYTPIDCEKNGKTDKITHALAFGGSACSVRALENMLNTKIQYHVLLRFEDVINITSLVGGVDIVSNHTFTQDNQSFVKGKSYTIEGERALAYARHRKTDSDYKRGDRQKQIFSGLQKKILSPSGLGKIPSIISYCNQHMEIRFNPLRFISMLPAIAIHGSNYETFELEGDGKMMKGVWYFIPDQDSLKKIKKEFKVWI; translated from the coding sequence ATGAAAAAATTTATAATTTCTATCATTTTAGCTTTAGTAGTTCTATGGTTCCTGAAACCTTTTAATATAGTTATACTCGGAAGTGACGCACGTCCATGGCAGCCCCTGAAAGGATCACGTTCTGATTCCATTATGCTGATTAACGTTAACCCGCTTCTGGCTAAAATAAAAATAGTCTCTATACCAAGAGACTCGTACACGCCTATAGACTGTGAAAAGAACGGAAAAACGGACAAAATTACACACGCACTGGCTTTCGGCGGTTCGGCATGCAGCGTAAGAGCCCTTGAAAATATGCTTAATACCAAAATACAATATCATGTTTTACTAAGATTTGAAGATGTTATAAACATAACATCTCTTGTAGGCGGTGTTGATATTGTCTCTAATCATACATTTACACAGGATAATCAGAGTTTTGTAAAAGGAAAGTCTTACACTATTGAAGGAGAGCGTGCTCTGGCATATGCAAGACACAGAAAAACAGACAGCGACTACAAAAGAGGCGACAGACAAAAGCAGATTTTCTCAGGACTGCAAAAAAAGATTTTATCTCCTTCAGGTTTAGGAAAAATACCAAGTATTATCAGTTATTGTAACCAGCATATGGAAATACGTTTTAATCCGCTTAGATTCATCTCAATGCTTCCTGCTATAGCAATTCATGGAAGTAATTACGAGACATTTGAGCTGGAAGGAGACGGAAAAATGATGAAAGGTGTATGGTACTTTATCCCTGATCAGGATTCACTGAAAAAAATAAAAAAAGAATTTAAAGTATGGATATAA
- the coaE gene encoding dephospho-CoA kinase (Dephospho-CoA kinase (CoaE) performs the final step in coenzyme A biosynthesis.): MVLGITGGIATGKTAVSNILQEMGFDIIDMDIISREVIKLPEIIKMLTEEFGIDILTDGSVDRKKLRETVFNDKEKVDKIDDIMHPAIIKISQEKIEKLKGMKKKLIVVVIPLLFEVHLEYLADKILLVAASREKQTERIIKRDNTNKTDAENIINSQMSLDEKRLKSDYIIENNGSLSELREKVLKFLNNLNYTGENI; this comes from the coding sequence ATGGTCTTAGGAATAACCGGAGGTATTGCCACGGGTAAAACAGCCGTAAGTAATATTCTCCAGGAAATGGGCTTTGATATTATTGACATGGATATTATTTCCAGAGAAGTGATCAAACTTCCGGAAATTATAAAAATGTTAACTGAAGAATTTGGTATTGATATTTTGACTGATGGCAGCGTAGACAGAAAGAAACTACGTGAAACAGTGTTTAATGACAAAGAAAAAGTTGATAAAATCGATGATATAATGCATCCCGCCATTATCAAAATATCACAGGAAAAAATTGAAAAATTGAAAGGTATGAAGAAAAAGCTTATTGTGGTAGTAATCCCTCTGTTATTTGAAGTACATCTTGAGTATCTTGCGGACAAAATTCTGCTTGTTGCAGCCAGCAGAGAAAAACAGACAGAGCGTATTATAAAACGTGATAATACTAATAAAACAGACGCAGAAAATATAATAAACTCACAGATGTCCCTTGATGAAAAAAGACTAAAAAGTGATTATATTATTGAAAATAACGGAAGTTTGTCGGAGTTAAGAGAAAAAGTTTTGAAATTTTTAAATAATCTAAATTATACAGGAGAAAACATATGA
- a CDS encoding transcription antiterminator produces MYINNRLLEIVDFLKENKDTTIRETAEYLNILEQAVRYEINKLDFILELNNMPLLVKNKNGGLSIGDSLDLDKLRKILDEMNKDSKEERQSFLKAKLFFEKKINITNLSKSLGVSRTTVKSDILEFSQETGKYDLQLENNQLYGDESKIRNLIFKEFFREISELYYQDFSNDKKIPAVNIFYAYLAEENIMAVKKFIREISKDLKNKDNNFYEYFFSYMVISFLRIKQKKTITNVENKKFLQSIEEYKMISNDIGALEDSLGIKYGKNERMILADYMLGFHSYAYNTLIFEKWLEIELLVKELIKNVSSQTNTDISSDDELLEGLLNHIKPAIYRMKNSIFTEEDIYFDEIKEYKDLLEIVGGSLKPLEKLIGSRFSNSEKALFTLHFLASIERNTKKTIKSILLICSGGYGTSRLVANRMEKEYEVKVIDVISYFELFDANLENVDIIVSTIKIKEREFNGIPVVTVSPFFTINDQKILGSYNLIKRQVNETEIVEILDIINKNIDNEIKLKNELSRGVFLEKRENEDKGLLNFITKEELCILDSAADWQESIKTAGNLLLKNNKITEKYIDEIIHITETFGAHFVFQNEVAIPHGDASKNVNTSSVSILKLREAVLFPGDKRVSLIFFISAKRKKDHVKSIEDIIKLMKNTEFIEKTNIVKNTDELFDLIKLYLTS; encoded by the coding sequence ATGTATATTAATAATCGATTATTAGAAATTGTTGACTTTCTTAAGGAAAACAAAGATACCACCATAAGGGAAACTGCGGAATATTTGAATATTCTTGAACAGGCTGTAAGGTATGAAATAAACAAGCTGGATTTTATACTTGAGCTTAATAATATGCCGCTTCTCGTGAAAAATAAAAATGGAGGACTAAGTATCGGGGATTCTCTCGATCTTGATAAACTCAGGAAAATTTTAGATGAAATGAATAAAGATTCAAAGGAGGAGAGACAGAGCTTTTTAAAAGCAAAATTATTTTTTGAGAAAAAGATAAATATAACAAATTTATCAAAAAGTCTGGGAGTAAGCAGAACAACTGTAAAAAGTGATATTCTGGAATTTTCGCAGGAAACAGGGAAATACGATTTACAGCTTGAGAATAATCAGCTGTACGGTGATGAAAGCAAGATAAGAAATCTGATTTTCAAAGAATTTTTCAGGGAAATAAGCGAGCTTTATTATCAGGATTTTTCCAATGATAAAAAAATACCTGCTGTAAATATTTTTTATGCTTATCTTGCAGAGGAAAATATAATGGCAGTAAAAAAGTTCATAAGAGAAATATCAAAAGACCTGAAAAATAAAGATAATAATTTTTATGAGTACTTCTTTTCCTACATGGTAATTTCATTTTTAAGAATAAAACAGAAAAAAACAATTACAAATGTGGAAAATAAGAAGTTTCTTCAAAGTATAGAAGAATACAAAATGATATCTAATGATATCGGGGCACTTGAAGACAGTCTCGGAATAAAGTACGGGAAAAATGAAAGAATGATTTTGGCAGACTACATGCTGGGGTTCCATTCATATGCATATAATACCCTTATTTTTGAAAAATGGCTGGAGATAGAACTTTTGGTAAAAGAGCTTATAAAAAATGTAAGCAGTCAGACTAATACGGATATTTCGTCTGATGATGAGCTTCTGGAAGGGCTGCTTAACCATATAAAGCCGGCTATATACAGGATGAAGAACAGTATTTTTACAGAGGAAGATATTTATTTTGATGAAATAAAGGAGTATAAAGATCTGCTGGAAATAGTGGGGGGATCATTGAAACCGCTGGAAAAACTCATAGGAAGCAGATTTTCAAATTCGGAAAAGGCATTGTTTACGCTGCATTTTCTGGCTTCTATAGAGAGAAATACCAAAAAGACAATAAAGAGTATATTGTTAATATGCAGCGGGGGATATGGAACATCAAGGCTTGTGGCCAACAGGATGGAGAAGGAGTATGAAGTAAAGGTTATTGACGTAATATCTTATTTTGAACTTTTTGATGCAAATCTCGAAAATGTGGATATTATAGTAAGTACCATTAAAATCAAAGAGAGAGAGTTTAACGGAATACCTGTTGTAACAGTGTCGCCATTTTTTACAATTAATGATCAGAAGATACTCGGCAGCTATAATCTCATAAAAAGACAGGTGAATGAAACTGAGATAGTGGAGATACTGGATATTATTAACAAGAATATTGACAATGAAATAAAACTAAAGAATGAATTATCAAGGGGAGTATTTTTGGAGAAGAGAGAAAACGAAGATAAAGGACTTCTCAATTTTATCACAAAAGAGGAATTATGTATCCTTGACAGTGCAGCAGACTGGCAGGAATCTATAAAAACGGCAGGAAATCTGCTTTTGAAAAATAATAAAATAACAGAAAAGTATATAGATGAAATTATACATATAACAGAAACTTTCGGGGCACACTTTGTTTTTCAGAATGAAGTAGCCATACCGCACGGGGATGCCAGTAAAAACGTAAATACTTCATCGGTAAGTATACTGAAACTGAGGGAAGCTGTATTATTTCCCGGAGATAAAAGAGTATCGCTCATTTTCTTTATTTCGGCTAAAAGGAAAAAAGACCATGTAAAGAGTATAGAGGATATAATAAAATTAATGAAAAACACGGAATTTATAGAAAAAACAAATATTGTAAAAAATACAGATGAACTTTTTGATCTTATAAAATTATATCTTACGTCATAA
- a CDS encoding PTS sugar transporter subunit IIA yields MLNNFLDNRCIELKSNYDSYEELLINVSRELLKYGYVKESFLENILGREKQYPTGFELGGKYNIAIPHTDMENVIKPVIYIVVLDKPVMFKSAEDGKTDIEVDIVFVISLNEKDKHIVVLEELMKIFSKNDLLEKIKNSEDKNELISLLYEEE; encoded by the coding sequence ATGCTGAATAATTTTCTGGATAACAGATGTATCGAGCTGAAAAGTAATTATGACAGCTACGAGGAACTGCTTATTAATGTGAGCAGGGAGCTGTTAAAATACGGTTATGTAAAAGAAAGTTTTTTGGAAAATATTCTTGGAAGGGAAAAGCAGTATCCTACAGGATTTGAATTGGGCGGAAAATACAATATAGCAATTCCGCACACAGATATGGAAAATGTAATAAAACCTGTTATCTATATAGTTGTTCTGGATAAACCAGTGATGTTTAAAAGCGCAGAAGATGGTAAGACAGATATAGAAGTGGATATAGTTTTCGTAATATCACTTAATGAAAAAGACAAACATATAGTGGTTCTGGAAGAATTAATGAAGATATTTTCAAAAAATGATCTGTTAGAAAAAATAAAAAATTCTGAAGATAAGAATGAATTGATAAGTTTATTATATGAGGAGGAATAA
- a CDS encoding PTS sugar transporter subunit IIB — MKKILVCCGSSMVTSTVALNNIKEACQKAGIDATFAQCKFAEVPFQIKTFAPDLIVPTGPLDEKSAGGVPVVKGIAFVTGVGIDKTIAEILDILKS, encoded by the coding sequence ATGAAAAAGATTTTGGTTTGTTGTGGTTCGTCAATGGTGACAAGTACTGTTGCATTAAATAATATTAAAGAGGCATGTCAGAAAGCCGGTATAGATGCTACATTTGCACAGTGTAAATTTGCTGAGGTGCCGTTTCAGATAAAAACATTTGCACCTGATTTAATAGTGCCTACAGGACCTCTGGATGAAAAATCAGCAGGAGGAGTGCCTGTGGTAAAAGGAATAGCATTTGTAACAGGTGTGGGAATAGATAAAACAATAGCGGAAATATTAGATATATTAAAGAGTTAG
- a CDS encoding PTS galactitol transporter subunit IIC, which yields MEMVIKGLQFIASLGPMVMMPIIIFVIGLIFRLKLSTLFRSSILVGVGFAGVNMTVGFFISGVSGPIQKMVAFWGLRTDIMDVGWPARAAATWSFPMAAVVILAVLGVNVLMLVIKKTKCVMVDFWSYNHFIFTAALVWYSTHNAILAIIGAVLSAVITFKLADWTAPLAESYFGLPGVSFPTSNSVNFAPIAWVMEKIYNKIPGFRDWNANPEHIQKRFGVFGEPLFMGIVLGALIGVLAKESVGNIMIIAMTTASAMILVPKMMQVIMEGLMPFANGIREILNNKFQGNDFTIGIDAALTIANPSAIAVGILMVPTTLIMAAILPGNRLLPLPDIAYMSMWVAAWPVAFHKGNIVRYITTVICTALMLLVATNMAFIHTQLAMAGGFDIPAGTLISTEDAGTHLLSWVLWKLSLFFKF from the coding sequence ATGGAGATGGTAATAAAGGGGCTGCAGTTTATAGCGTCGCTGGGGCCGATGGTAATGATGCCGATTATTATATTTGTAATAGGATTAATATTCAGATTAAAGTTAAGTACGTTATTTAGATCGTCAATACTTGTAGGGGTAGGGTTTGCCGGGGTAAACATGACAGTAGGGTTCTTTATATCAGGTGTTTCAGGTCCGATACAGAAAATGGTTGCTTTCTGGGGATTAAGAACTGACATAATGGACGTAGGATGGCCGGCAAGAGCAGCGGCGACATGGTCGTTTCCAATGGCAGCAGTGGTAATACTTGCTGTTCTCGGAGTGAATGTGTTAATGCTTGTAATTAAGAAAACAAAGTGTGTAATGGTGGATTTCTGGAGTTATAACCACTTTATATTTACAGCGGCTCTTGTGTGGTACAGTACCCATAATGCAATTTTAGCAATAATAGGTGCAGTTTTAAGTGCTGTTATTACATTTAAGCTTGCTGACTGGACAGCACCGCTTGCAGAAAGTTATTTCGGGCTTCCGGGAGTTTCTTTTCCTACTTCAAACTCTGTTAACTTTGCACCTATAGCATGGGTAATGGAAAAAATTTATAATAAAATACCGGGATTCAGAGACTGGAATGCAAATCCCGAGCATATACAAAAAAGATTCGGAGTATTTGGGGAGCCCCTTTTCATGGGGATTGTTCTTGGGGCATTAATTGGTGTTCTTGCAAAGGAAAGTGTCGGGAATATTATGATAATAGCTATGACTACTGCTTCTGCAATGATACTCGTACCTAAGATGATGCAGGTAATAATGGAAGGACTTATGCCTTTTGCAAATGGAATCAGAGAGATACTGAATAACAAGTTTCAGGGAAATGACTTTACAATAGGGATAGATGCAGCTCTTACAATAGCTAATCCTTCTGCAATAGCTGTAGGAATATTAATGGTACCGACAACACTGATAATGGCGGCTATTCTTCCGGGGAACAGACTTCTTCCGCTTCCTGATATAGCATATATGTCAATGTGGGTAGCAGCATGGCCTGTGGCATTCCATAAGGGGAATATAGTAAGATATATAACAACAGTTATTTGTACAGCTTTAATGCTGCTTGTAGCTACGAATATGGCATTTATACATACACAGCTGGCAATGGCAGGAGGATTTGATATTCCAGCGGGTACTCTTATATCTACGGAAGATGCGGGAACACACCTTTTGAGCTGGGTATTATGGAAACTTTCTTTGTTCTTCAAATTTTAG